Proteins encoded together in one Triticum dicoccoides isolate Atlit2015 ecotype Zavitan chromosome 7B, WEW_v2.0, whole genome shotgun sequence window:
- the LOC119338213 gene encoding uncharacterized protein LOC119338213, with protein MGFLFSKYLARRGTRISKRRSGQRVGGRERKRRRHHLYLVFDDWSLGYSIRKVDSLPGSRRQSAVRRLPRPFFRLQAPHGSPEYFASAFGTNILSMHPRSTSCNSLLSGSCILTLDVRSRAITFGPRLENTITLCPRWKNPINPIYLAVDNKLFTLSKHSFEILSLDLLSPVPPDRSGRVRWSWEVLTKQPFKVRNVTSYALNPYSQSFLVSTTKKAIADTFAFDTVKLSWKQVGKWALPFHGRGHFDPLLGAFVGLSKDPDTFGQLYFCYMPSSDTGHTPKSKLGKMKLLSEDPAERHVSATLVYMGRRSKFCLIECVSIEGDSADQELKEEGVMPRPGRCLYRLTTFSLSHDMNGDPTTGGSCRVQYYKVPEATTPTFLFADPVVFWM; from the coding sequence ATGGGTTTTTTGTTTTCTAAGTATCTTGCGAGGCGAGGAACTAGGATTTCAAAGCGGCGGTCCGGTCAGCGCGTCGGCGGCCGTGAGCGAAAGCGTCGGCGGCATCACCTTTACCTTGTCTTTGATGACTGGTCGCTCGGGTATAGCATCCGCAAGGTAGACTCATTGCCTGGCTCTCGTCGCCAATCCGCTGTGAGGCGCTTGCCTCGGCCTTTCTTCCGATTACAGGCGCCGCATGGGTCGCCGGAGTACTTCGCGTCAGCCTTTGGCACCAACATCTTGTCGATGCATCCCAGGTCTACCTCTTGCAACAGCTTGTTATCCGGGAGCTGTATCCTCACCTTGGACGTCCGCTCGCGGGCTATCACGTTTGGCCCTCGGTTGGAAAATACGATTACCCTTTGCCCTCGGTGGAAAAATCCGATTAATCCCATCTATCTCGCCGTCGACAATAAGCTATTCACTCTAAGCAAACACTCCTTCGAGATACTCTCCTTGGATCTGCTCAGCCCCGTGCCGCCGGATCGATCTGGCAGAGTGAGGTGGTCGTGGGAAGTTCTCACGAAGCAGCCGTTCAAGGTTCGCAACGTCACCTCCTACGCATTGAACCCCTACAGCCAGTCCTTCCTGGTGAGCACCACGAAGAAAGCTATTGCGGACACGTTTGCCTTTGACACGGTAAAGCTTTCATGGAAACAAGTAGGCAAATGGGCGCTGCCCTTCCACGGCCGCGGCCACTTTGACCCTCTCCTGGGCGCCTTTGTCGGGCTCTCCAAAGATCCAGACACCTTCGGACAACTCTACTTCTGCTACATGCCCAGCTCCGACACTGGCCACACCCCTAAGTCGAAGCTCGGCAAGATGAAACTGCTCAGTGAGGACCCAGCCGAGAGGCATGTAAGCGCCACCCTCGTCTACATGGGGCGCCGGAGCAAATTCTGCCTGATAGAGTGCGTCTCCATTGAGGGCGACAGTGCTGACCAGGAGCTCAAGGAAGAGGGAGTCATGCCCCGACCTGGCCGCTGTCTTTATCGTTTGACCACATTCTCTCTCAGCCATGACATGAATGGAGACCCGACCACTGGCGGCAGCTGTCGAGTGCAATACTACAAAGTGCCCGAAGCAACCACTCCGACGTTCTTGTTTGCAGATCCTGTTGTATTTTGGATGTAA